In Arthrobacter sp. StoSoilB5, one genomic interval encodes:
- a CDS encoding carbonic anhydrase, with translation MPTYLTPALAWRRLQEGNERFVSGESLHPNQDASRRSSLVENQNPFAVIFGCSDSRLAAEIIFDLGLGDAFVVRTAGQVIDDAVLGSLEYSIAELRVPLIVILGHDSCGAVKATKAAVETGEMPVGFIRDLVERITPSVLTAKRNDQEDVNDMVVEHVKQTAARLADSSRVISDAIDDGRVAVVGLSYKLDEGRAALVSGIGKL, from the coding sequence GTGCCTACCTATCTGACTCCCGCCCTTGCTTGGCGCCGCCTCCAAGAGGGCAATGAACGTTTCGTTTCCGGCGAATCCCTGCACCCCAACCAGGATGCTTCGCGACGCTCCTCCCTGGTGGAGAACCAGAATCCCTTTGCCGTCATCTTCGGCTGCTCGGATTCCAGGCTTGCCGCAGAGATCATCTTCGATCTCGGCTTGGGCGACGCCTTCGTGGTTCGCACAGCCGGGCAAGTGATTGATGACGCCGTCCTTGGCTCGCTTGAATACAGCATCGCCGAACTCCGCGTTCCACTGATCGTCATTCTTGGCCACGACAGCTGCGGAGCCGTGAAGGCCACCAAGGCCGCGGTGGAAACGGGTGAGATGCCCGTCGGATTCATTCGTGACCTGGTGGAACGCATCACGCCGTCGGTATTGACTGCCAAGCGCAATGACCAAGAGGACGTCAACGACATGGTGGTGGAGCACGTCAAGCAAACGGCGGCCCGGTTGGCCGACAGCTCGCGTGTGATTTCCGACGCCATCGACGACGGCCGCGTCGCCGTCGTGGGCCTGTCCTACAAGCTCGATGAGGGCCGCGCGGCCCTCGTTTCCGGGATCGGCAAGCTCTAG
- the glpX gene encoding class II fructose-bisphosphatase translates to MTQQYSTISPSLAVGTDEPDRNLALELVRVTEAAAIAGGHWVGFGDKNKADGAAVDAMRSFLHTVHFNGVVVIGEGEKDEAPMLFNGEQVGDGTGPECDVAVDPIDGTRLTALGINNALAVLAVAERGSMFDPSAVFYMEKLVTGPEAADMVDLRLPVKQNLHLIAKAKGVKVNQLNVMILDRDRHRPLVEEIREAGARTKFIMDGDVAGAIAAARSGTGVDALMGIGGTPEGIVAACAIKSLGGVIQGRLWPTSDDEKQKAIDAGHDLDRVLSTNDLVTSDNCYFAATGITDGDLLRGVRYQKDRVLTQSIVMRSKSGTVRFVDAEHLASKWETYARKP, encoded by the coding sequence ATGACCCAGCAGTATTCCACGATTTCGCCGTCGCTCGCCGTCGGCACCGACGAACCCGACCGCAACCTGGCGCTGGAACTCGTCCGTGTCACCGAGGCCGCGGCTATTGCCGGTGGCCACTGGGTAGGTTTCGGCGACAAGAACAAGGCAGACGGCGCCGCCGTCGATGCCATGCGTTCGTTCCTTCACACCGTCCACTTCAATGGCGTCGTGGTCATCGGTGAAGGCGAAAAAGACGAAGCCCCCATGCTGTTCAACGGCGAGCAGGTTGGTGACGGCACCGGTCCTGAGTGCGACGTCGCCGTGGACCCCATCGACGGAACCCGCTTGACCGCCCTCGGCATCAACAACGCCCTCGCCGTCCTGGCAGTGGCGGAACGCGGCTCCATGTTCGATCCCTCCGCTGTTTTCTACATGGAAAAGCTGGTCACTGGTCCTGAAGCCGCAGACATGGTGGACCTGCGCCTGCCCGTCAAGCAGAACCTGCACCTGATCGCCAAGGCCAAGGGCGTCAAGGTCAACCAGCTCAACGTCATGATCCTGGACCGCGACCGGCACCGCCCGCTCGTGGAGGAAATCCGCGAAGCCGGTGCACGCACCAAGTTCATCATGGACGGCGACGTCGCAGGTGCCATCGCAGCAGCCCGGTCCGGAACCGGCGTGGACGCCCTCATGGGCATCGGCGGCACCCCGGAAGGCATCGTTGCGGCCTGTGCCATCAAGTCACTGGGCGGTGTTATCCAGGGCCGTCTGTGGCCCACCTCGGACGACGAGAAGCAGAAGGCAATCGACGCCGGACACGACCTCGACCGCGTCCTTTCCACCAACGACCTCGTCACCTCGGACAACTGCTACTTCGCAGCCACCGGTATCACCGACGGCGACCTCCTCCGCGGCGTTCGTTACCAGAAGGACCGCGTACTGACGCAGTCCATCGTGATGCGTTCCAAGTCCGGCACCGTGCGCTTCGTTGATGCTGAGCACCTCGCATCCAAGTGGGAGACGTACGCGCGCAAGCCGTAA
- the manA gene encoding mannose-6-phosphate isomerase, class I, translated as MYQIENVLRPYAWGSTTAIAGLLGRPASGGPEAEMWIGAHPDSPSTAIHPNGVTQPLDALIATDPTHFLGTASLAEFGPRLPFLTKLLAAEQPLSLQVHPSLEQAREGFARENAAGIPADSPERNYRDDNHKPEMIFALTPFRALCGFRTPAAAKGVFEHLAKVLDSAAVEVPAVISGVISDLSLPDESQALKAAFTRLIQGGTDASDAIHEVEAVLRAGAPQEPHQDALAAMLGINEAFPGDAGVLISLLLNHLSLQPGEAVYLPAGNVHAYLHGLGVEVMASSDNVLRGGLTPKHVDVPELVKTIRFESMGVPRVEASGTEFGQELYRPPFKEFQLQRIELGPGAEPVPLAQSGPAVVVVVAGSVVLDSPKSDLPLQRGGAAFIPEVENPVNVHPVQGATDTSIAFAVTTGLGN; from the coding sequence GTGTATCAGATTGAGAATGTTTTGCGACCCTACGCGTGGGGTTCGACGACGGCGATCGCCGGCTTGCTGGGGCGGCCGGCCTCAGGTGGTCCGGAGGCAGAAATGTGGATCGGCGCCCACCCTGACTCCCCTTCCACGGCCATTCACCCGAATGGAGTTACGCAACCCCTCGATGCCCTGATCGCAACGGATCCTACGCATTTCCTGGGAACCGCCAGCCTTGCCGAGTTCGGGCCCCGGCTTCCCTTCCTTACCAAGCTCCTGGCCGCGGAACAGCCCCTTTCCTTGCAAGTGCACCCCAGTTTGGAACAAGCACGCGAAGGCTTCGCCCGGGAGAATGCGGCTGGGATTCCCGCTGATTCCCCCGAACGCAACTACCGGGACGATAACCACAAACCCGAGATGATCTTTGCGCTTACCCCGTTCCGGGCGTTATGTGGCTTCCGCACCCCTGCAGCAGCCAAGGGCGTGTTTGAGCACCTTGCCAAAGTGCTGGATTCCGCTGCGGTGGAGGTCCCTGCGGTCATCAGCGGTGTCATCTCCGATCTCAGCCTGCCCGACGAGTCCCAAGCCCTCAAGGCTGCCTTCACCCGCCTGATTCAGGGCGGCACCGACGCCTCCGATGCGATTCACGAGGTAGAGGCCGTCCTGCGTGCCGGCGCTCCCCAAGAGCCCCACCAGGATGCGCTGGCGGCGATGCTGGGAATCAATGAGGCCTTCCCTGGCGATGCTGGCGTGCTCATTTCCCTGCTCCTCAACCACCTGTCCTTGCAGCCGGGCGAGGCCGTGTACTTGCCGGCTGGCAACGTCCACGCCTACCTTCACGGCCTGGGCGTAGAAGTCATGGCTTCCTCGGACAATGTGCTGCGCGGCGGCCTCACGCCAAAGCACGTTGACGTCCCGGAACTCGTCAAGACCATCCGTTTTGAATCGATGGGCGTGCCCCGCGTTGAAGCCAGCGGCACGGAGTTTGGCCAGGAACTGTATCGCCCGCCCTTCAAGGAGTTCCAGCTCCAGCGGATCGAACTCGGCCCGGGTGCCGAACCGGTGCCGCTGGCACAGTCCGGTCCAGCCGTCGTCGTGGTTGTTGCCGGATCCGTGGTGCTCGACTCTCCCAAGAGCGACCTTCCGCTGCAGCGCGGCGGTGCCGCTTTCATCCCTGAGGTGGAGAACCCGGTGAACGTGCACCCTGTGCAAGGCGCGACCGATACAAGCATTGCCTTCGCCGTGACCACAGGACTGGGTAACTGA
- a CDS encoding LCP family protein: MTTMHKNTNESGAALTDPVRYPSGASAPVRTKRAFVLVLLTLFIPGSAQIVAGDRKLGRMALRVTLTVWALAVLTLLIALVNRSLLLSIVTHPVGSLFIIVVLIALALGWAYLFLNTLRIIRPNLLAPGMRPIIAVVLAVATVLASGSLGYLAYVLNVSRNAIGSIFDAGPAIDPVDGRYNFLMMGGDAGDDRTGRRPDSLSVISVDAKTGESAIISVPRNLQNAQFSEGSPMRKIYPDGYNCGDECLINAVNTEVTNNHKDLYPGVADPGAQATLEAVSGTLGITVQAYVLVDMDGFAKLIDAMGGIRIKAGGWVPISGPVTDEANGIHGMPDGWIPAGDQHLDGFHALWYGRSREFVDDYARIARQQCVQQAMLKQLDPGTLLTKFEDIANAGTKVVESNISSAQLGSFVDLALKSKSQPVKRLTIGPPDFDASFSTVPDFDLIHSKVKELLTSEGSPKADDSMVSNNGAVGSNTAGSSTVGSHVAAAGPVRGGLPARTPAGQQPSPSSSDFTPVTTTPDGTPITEELLNGLKAQGDEQGIRDLVATNGQCAPL, encoded by the coding sequence ATGACCACCATGCACAAGAACACGAATGAGTCAGGTGCCGCCCTGACTGATCCAGTCCGCTATCCATCCGGGGCCAGTGCCCCGGTGCGGACCAAACGCGCCTTCGTGCTGGTCCTCCTCACTCTCTTCATCCCCGGCAGCGCACAGATCGTCGCGGGCGACCGAAAGCTGGGCCGCATGGCCCTGCGCGTCACACTCACAGTGTGGGCCCTGGCTGTGCTGACGCTTTTGATTGCGCTGGTGAACCGGAGCCTGCTGCTCAGCATCGTGACGCATCCCGTGGGATCACTGTTCATCATCGTTGTCCTTATCGCCCTGGCTTTGGGCTGGGCCTATCTGTTCCTGAACACGCTTCGGATCATCCGGCCCAACCTGCTGGCGCCCGGGATGCGTCCCATCATTGCCGTCGTCCTTGCGGTGGCAACTGTCCTCGCCAGCGGGTCATTGGGCTACCTTGCGTACGTGCTGAACGTCAGCCGCAACGCGATCGGCAGCATTTTCGACGCCGGCCCTGCCATCGATCCCGTAGATGGTCGCTACAACTTCCTGATGATGGGCGGCGACGCCGGTGATGACCGGACGGGTCGGCGTCCAGACAGCCTTTCAGTCATCAGCGTGGACGCCAAAACCGGTGAAAGTGCCATCATTTCCGTGCCCCGGAACTTGCAGAACGCACAGTTCAGCGAGGGCTCGCCCATGCGGAAGATCTATCCCGACGGCTACAACTGCGGCGATGAATGCCTCATCAATGCCGTCAACACCGAGGTCACCAACAACCACAAGGACCTGTACCCGGGGGTTGCCGATCCCGGAGCCCAGGCAACCCTTGAAGCTGTGTCCGGGACCTTGGGGATCACTGTGCAGGCGTATGTGCTGGTGGACATGGACGGGTTCGCCAAGCTCATCGATGCCATGGGCGGCATCCGCATCAAGGCTGGCGGCTGGGTACCCATCAGTGGTCCCGTGACTGACGAGGCCAACGGAATCCACGGCATGCCTGATGGCTGGATCCCGGCCGGCGACCAACACCTGGATGGCTTCCACGCATTGTGGTACGGCCGTTCCCGCGAATTCGTTGACGACTACGCCCGCATCGCCCGCCAGCAATGCGTACAGCAGGCCATGCTCAAGCAGCTGGACCCCGGCACGTTGCTCACCAAGTTCGAGGACATCGCCAACGCAGGCACCAAGGTGGTGGAGTCCAACATCTCCTCTGCGCAGCTCGGCAGCTTTGTGGACCTTGCCTTGAAGTCCAAGAGCCAACCAGTCAAGCGCCTCACTATTGGCCCGCCCGATTTTGATGCCTCGTTCTCCACAGTGCCCGACTTCGACCTGATTCACTCGAAGGTCAAGGAACTGCTGACCTCCGAGGGCAGCCCCAAGGCCGATGACTCCATGGTGTCCAACAACGGCGCTGTGGGTTCTAATACTGCGGGCTCTAGTACTGTGGGCTCTCATGTCGCGGCGGCTGGCCCGGTCCGCGGCGGCTTGCCGGCCAGGACGCCAGCAGGTCAGCAGCCGTCTCCGTCGTCGTCGGATTTCACACCGGTGACCACCACCCCGGACGGCACACCCATCACGGAAGAACTACTCAACGGCCTCAAAGCCCAGGGCGACGAGCAAGGCATACGGGATCTCGTGGCGACCAATGGGCAGTGCGCCCCGCTGTAG
- a CDS encoding 5-(carboxyamino)imidazole ribonucleotide synthase: MMAPPATALGFELRVLAEGEDVSAVPAVANAPIGDYKDLDALLEFSKGVDVLTFDHEHVPTQHLRALLDAGVNVQPGPDALVNAQDKLVMRAAIDRLGLPNPEWAAVDSVEDLVAFGDKIGWPVVLKTPRGGYDGKGVRIVDSADDAAGTSDWFQSMSPLLAEAKVDFSRELSALVARTPSGESRAWPVVHTIQVDGVCDEVIAPAPNIPLEVAAAAEEAALRIANELGVTGVMAAELFETPGVGAGFLINELAMRPHNTGHWTQDGSITSQFEQHLRAVLDLPLGATDAIAPVFVMKNFLGGDNQDLFEAFPMALAYEPAAKVHCYGKSVRPGRKIGHVNLAGTSISDVDSVRQRATAVANIIRDGRMPAQTTSEETE, translated from the coding sequence ATGATGGCCCCGCCCGCTACCGCTTTAGGCTTCGAACTACGTGTTTTGGCTGAGGGCGAGGACGTTTCGGCTGTCCCCGCTGTGGCCAACGCCCCCATTGGCGACTACAAAGACCTTGACGCTCTCCTCGAGTTCTCCAAGGGCGTGGACGTCCTCACGTTCGATCACGAACACGTTCCGACGCAACACCTGCGTGCCTTGCTCGACGCCGGTGTGAACGTCCAGCCGGGACCGGATGCCTTGGTAAATGCCCAGGACAAACTCGTCATGCGCGCGGCCATCGATCGCCTCGGCCTGCCGAATCCGGAATGGGCCGCTGTTGACTCCGTGGAAGATTTGGTGGCTTTCGGCGACAAGATCGGCTGGCCTGTGGTGCTGAAGACGCCGCGCGGCGGCTACGACGGCAAGGGCGTCCGGATTGTCGACTCCGCTGATGATGCCGCTGGCACTTCTGACTGGTTCCAGTCAATGAGCCCACTGCTTGCAGAAGCCAAGGTGGACTTCAGCCGCGAACTCTCCGCGCTTGTTGCGCGCACGCCCAGTGGCGAATCACGTGCGTGGCCCGTTGTTCACACCATCCAGGTGGACGGTGTGTGCGACGAAGTTATCGCCCCCGCCCCGAACATCCCGCTCGAAGTTGCGGCGGCAGCCGAGGAGGCTGCGCTACGTATTGCCAACGAGCTCGGGGTCACGGGCGTCATGGCTGCTGAGCTGTTTGAAACCCCAGGCGTTGGCGCCGGATTCCTCATCAACGAACTCGCAATGCGCCCCCACAACACGGGGCACTGGACGCAGGACGGGTCCATCACCAGCCAGTTCGAACAGCATCTCCGGGCGGTCCTGGACCTTCCACTGGGCGCCACGGATGCCATAGCGCCGGTATTTGTCATGAAGAACTTCCTGGGTGGAGACAACCAGGACCTCTTTGAAGCCTTCCCCATGGCCTTGGCTTATGAACCGGCGGCGAAGGTGCACTGCTATGGCAAGTCCGTGCGGCCAGGCCGAAAGATCGGGCATGTCAACCTGGCCGGCACCTCAATCTCGGATGTAGATTCCGTCCGCCAACGCGCCACGGCGGTGGCCAACATCATCCGTGACGGCCGCATGCCTGCACAGACCACCTCCGAGGAGACCGAATGA
- a CDS encoding peptidoglycan bridge formation glycyltransferase FemA/FemB family protein, translating into MDFFLQSPAWADVQRSLGRRVHEQSGPGWSFLAIEEKNPAGKVIYAPYGPVAKSVDAFDAATAALVALAKKERAVFVRMEPASAGFTASEADELLRARGLQPAPVNQQPELSWIVDLEGDFKDVLAGMKPTNRNLYRNIHKKGVTFRASQDPADIKILLHFLHLTAARNGFKPQSDEYLTQVAESLLPAGAGTLFIAELEGEPIAAAFTYDSADTRTYAHAALDDTHRKLSAGIPLLVNLMADAKEKGLKHVDLWGVAPEDQPDHKWAGFTSFKKSFGGREVAYPGTWDLPVNKLRYRAYQLARQLRDKLR; encoded by the coding sequence GTGGACTTTTTTCTGCAGTCGCCCGCTTGGGCTGACGTCCAGCGCTCGCTCGGCCGCCGGGTCCATGAGCAGTCCGGCCCCGGGTGGAGCTTTCTCGCCATCGAGGAAAAGAACCCGGCCGGCAAGGTCATCTACGCCCCTTACGGGCCCGTGGCAAAGTCCGTGGACGCCTTCGACGCCGCGACGGCAGCTTTGGTGGCATTGGCGAAAAAGGAGCGTGCGGTGTTCGTGCGCATGGAACCCGCATCGGCAGGGTTCACGGCATCAGAGGCCGACGAGCTGCTCCGTGCACGCGGCCTGCAGCCCGCGCCCGTCAACCAGCAGCCCGAGTTGAGCTGGATCGTGGACCTCGAGGGCGACTTCAAGGACGTCCTTGCCGGAATGAAGCCAACCAACCGGAACCTGTACCGGAACATCCACAAGAAGGGCGTGACGTTCCGGGCATCCCAGGATCCCGCGGACATCAAGATCCTCCTGCATTTCCTCCACTTGACGGCAGCACGCAACGGGTTCAAGCCCCAAAGCGACGAGTACCTCACGCAGGTGGCCGAATCATTGCTCCCCGCCGGTGCAGGGACGCTCTTCATAGCGGAACTTGAAGGCGAGCCGATCGCTGCGGCTTTCACCTACGATTCCGCGGACACCCGCACCTATGCCCACGCCGCCTTGGATGACACCCACCGCAAGCTCAGTGCCGGCATTCCCCTGCTGGTCAATCTCATGGCAGATGCCAAGGAGAAGGGCCTCAAGCACGTGGACCTCTGGGGCGTGGCCCCCGAGGACCAGCCCGACCATAAATGGGCCGGCTTCACGTCCTTCAAGAAGTCCTTCGGAGGCCGCGAAGTAGCCTACCCCGGCACCTGGGACCTCCCAGTGAACAAACTCCGCTACCGCGCCTACCAACTGGCAAGGCAACTCCGGGACAAACTCCGCTAA
- a CDS encoding DUF4245 domain-containing protein: MSETQDKPTAGNEPEAAAANRNSAPDASDVPYKPVIPAKAAKRANASVIGMIIALVLCVLAFLPVVLMNPAPKGEGFRPAVDVASIARNAADVAGFTPVTPETGDTFRPNYARWESGSGTGVPTWEVGYLTPKEAFIGLTQTTKSNPTWVLQQTGNLPVTGVRNAGGQDWELRDSGKDKRSMVLQYRGTTIILSGTANLDEFATLAAAVVKSADQAAAPSGTPTPSS, from the coding sequence GTGAGTGAAACGCAGGACAAGCCCACTGCCGGCAATGAGCCCGAGGCAGCAGCGGCAAACCGCAACAGCGCCCCGGATGCCTCGGATGTCCCTTATAAACCCGTCATTCCGGCAAAAGCCGCCAAGCGGGCCAACGCATCCGTCATTGGCATGATCATTGCCTTGGTGCTGTGCGTCCTCGCGTTCCTTCCTGTGGTGCTGATGAACCCTGCCCCCAAGGGCGAAGGGTTTCGGCCAGCCGTCGATGTCGCTTCCATAGCCCGCAACGCTGCGGATGTGGCGGGATTCACACCAGTCACGCCGGAAACGGGCGACACATTCAGGCCGAACTACGCCCGCTGGGAATCCGGCTCGGGGACGGGCGTGCCTACCTGGGAGGTTGGCTACCTGACTCCCAAGGAAGCCTTCATCGGCCTGACCCAGACCACCAAGTCGAATCCCACGTGGGTGCTGCAGCAGACCGGCAACCTTCCTGTCACCGGCGTCCGCAACGCTGGCGGCCAGGATTGGGAACTGCGTGATTCCGGCAAGGACAAGCGGAGCATGGTGCTCCAGTACCGAGGCACTACCATCATCCTCAGCGGCACGGCCAACCTCGATGAGTTCGCCACGCTCGCGGCGGCAGTGGTTAAATCTGCGGATCAGGCTGCTGCGCCCTCTGGAACCCCCACGCCCTCCTCTTAA
- the purE gene encoding 5-(carboxyamino)imidazole ribonucleotide mutase yields MTSESTAPLVGLVMGSDSDWPVMEAAADALAEFGIPFEADVVSAHRMPTEMIRYGQTAHERGLRVIIAGAGGAAHLPGMLASVTPLPVIGVPVPLKTLDGMDSLLSIVQMPAGVPVATVSIAGARNAGLLAVRMLASGTDDLAVRLREDLLRFAQELNDVATKKGENLRHKVEEVFSPANASARSSR; encoded by the coding sequence ATGACGTCAGAATCAACAGCCCCACTCGTAGGGCTCGTCATGGGCTCCGACTCCGACTGGCCGGTCATGGAAGCCGCTGCGGACGCCTTGGCTGAGTTCGGCATCCCGTTCGAGGCAGATGTCGTCTCCGCGCACCGCATGCCCACCGAAATGATTCGCTACGGCCAGACCGCACACGAGCGCGGCCTGCGCGTCATCATCGCCGGAGCAGGCGGCGCTGCGCACTTGCCTGGAATGTTGGCTTCGGTCACTCCCCTGCCCGTGATCGGCGTCCCCGTTCCCTTGAAGACCTTGGACGGCATGGACTCACTGTTGTCCATCGTGCAAATGCCTGCCGGCGTCCCGGTTGCCACTGTCTCCATCGCCGGTGCGCGCAATGCTGGACTCCTGGCTGTACGGATGCTGGCCTCCGGCACCGACGACCTTGCCGTCCGTCTTCGTGAAGACCTGCTGCGCTTCGCCCAGGAGTTGAACGACGTCGCCACCAAGAAGGGCGAAAACCTGCGCCACAAGGTGGAAGAGGTCTTCTCCCCTGCCAATGCTTCCGCCCGGAGCAGCCGCTAG